In Oryza brachyantha chromosome 1, ObraRS2, whole genome shotgun sequence, the following are encoded in one genomic region:
- the LOC102714599 gene encoding uncharacterized protein LOC102714599: MDGGGGYSPRFQRQASCSCAPSISMSRRYVRGGFDLAGDGDDDDEYDYDYLGGAGAFDKSDRYGAGAGASDASRGARAPPASASAGRGCGTRLRGLWRRIMRENKKRILLCATGCVPASAAAAAAARVPYDAYSYAQNFDDGAAWVEPENLSRSFSARFAVPSRVLQRVAV, translated from the coding sequence atggacggcggcggcggctacagCCCGCGCTTCCAGCGGCAGGCGTCCTGCTCCTGCGCGCCATCCATCTCCATGTCCCGCCGATACGTGCGCGGCGGCTTCGACctcgcgggcgacggcgacgacgacgacgagtacGACTACGACtacctcggcggcgccggcgcgttcGACAAGTCCGACCGgtacggcgccggcgccggcgcctcgGACGCGTCCCGCGGCGcgagggcgccgccggcgtcggcgtcggcggggcgCGGGTGCGGGACGAGGCTGAGGGGCCTGTGGCGGCGGATCATGCGGGAGAACAAGAAGCGGATCCTGCTCTGCGCCACCGGCTGCGTTCCGgcgtcggccgcggcggcggcggcggcgcgggtgccGTACGACGCCTACAGCTACGCGCAGAActtcgacgacggcgcggcgtgggTAGAGCCGGAGAACCTCTCGCGCTCCTTCTCCGCGCGCTTCGCCGTCCCGTCGAGGGTGCTGCAGCGGGTCGCCGTgtag